The nucleotide sequence AATTGGGACGCAGATGAACGCTGATTTTCAGGATTACAAATATACAGAACTGACTGAGAAAATTATAAATGTATTTTACAAAGTGTATAACAAACTGGGGTATGGATTTTTAGAGAAAGTTTATGAGAATGCTCTTGTATTTGAGCTGAAAAAGCTAAACCTTCAAGTTGTACCACAAAAGCCAATTAAAGTTATTTATGAGAAT is from Patescibacteria group bacterium and encodes:
- a CDS encoding GxxExxY protein; protein product: MNADFQDYKYTELTEKIINVFYKVYNKLGYGFLEKVYENALVFELKKLNLQVVPQKPIKVIYENVIIGEYFADILVEDKVIIEIKAAKTIANEHEAQLLNYLKAMDIEVG